The Miscanthus floridulus cultivar M001 chromosome 7, ASM1932011v1, whole genome shotgun sequence genome includes a region encoding these proteins:
- the LOC136465336 gene encoding uncharacterized protein gives MDSSFWGIVPEKASLPLGQITLPVQFGTTKHFRVDYVNFLVADFNTPYHAILGRPALTKFMVVPHYTYLVLKMSTEQGVLSLCANLDVTYSYEKECFALTEATDISIRMEDLEIPTMEATRTSTKSKEVKEVVLVPGD, from the coding sequence ATGGACTCTTCATTCTGGGGGATTGTTCCTGAAAAAGCGTCCCTACCTCTAGGACAGATTACATTGCCGGTACAGTTCGGCACCACCAAGCACTTCCGCGTCGACTATGTTAACTTCCTAGTTGCCGATTTCAACACAccgtaccatgccatccttggccgaccagctctcACAAAGTTTATGGTCGTGCCGCATTACACGTACCTAGTGCTGAAGATGTCGACGGAGCAGGGGGTCCTCTCCCTGTGCGCCAACCTCGACGTCACCTACTCCTACGAGAAGGAATGCTTCGCGCTCACCGAGGCTACCGACATCTCCATCCGCATGGAAGACCTGGAGATCCCAACTATGGAGGCCACCCGAACAtcaaccaagtccaaggaggtgaaggaagtggTCCTCGTCCCCGGTGACTAG